A genomic segment from Ramlibacter agri encodes:
- a CDS encoding hemolysin family protein: MDFLLIAFLTVVNGLFAMSEMALASSRRARLGAMAESGDKGAEAALQLLDRPTQFLSTVQVGITSIGILNGIIGEAAFSAELATWLQAHGVPARTAGWLATAIVVAAITYVTILLGELVPKRIGQLYPETVARWAARPMRFLAKAAGPFVKLLSASTQAILKILAIDTDTKRGMTEEEIAHSLEEGVDAGVIEQHEHQMVRNVFHLDDRPLTSMMVPRLDVKWLDASLSVRDCLKRAGQDEPHSWYPVCRNSLDDVVGVISVARLLAQGLDHDGPVEPHVQPARFVPETLSGMELLEHFRTEAARIVFVVDEYGVVQGLLTPHDLLEAITGELQPEVATEGWATQREDGSWLLDGLMPISELKARLDIRELPEEDKGRYNTLAGLLMAVSGSLPTTGERIEAGDWVFEVVDLDGRRIDKVMAQAMPQSEPAGAGA, encoded by the coding sequence ATGGATTTCCTGCTCATTGCGTTCCTGACGGTTGTCAACGGCCTGTTCGCCATGTCCGAGATGGCGCTCGCCTCCAGCCGGCGGGCGCGGCTGGGCGCCATGGCCGAATCCGGTGACAAGGGCGCCGAGGCCGCGCTGCAGCTGCTGGACCGCCCGACCCAGTTCCTTTCGACCGTGCAGGTGGGCATCACGTCCATCGGCATCCTCAACGGCATCATCGGCGAGGCGGCCTTCAGCGCCGAACTCGCCACCTGGCTGCAGGCGCACGGCGTGCCGGCGCGCACGGCCGGCTGGCTGGCCACGGCCATCGTGGTGGCGGCGATCACCTACGTCACCATCCTGCTGGGCGAGCTGGTGCCCAAGCGCATCGGCCAGCTCTATCCGGAGACCGTGGCGCGCTGGGCCGCGCGCCCCATGCGCTTCCTGGCCAAGGCCGCCGGTCCTTTCGTGAAGCTGCTGTCGGCGTCGACCCAGGCCATCCTGAAGATCCTGGCCATCGACACCGACACCAAGCGCGGCATGACCGAGGAGGAGATCGCCCACAGCCTGGAAGAGGGCGTGGACGCCGGCGTCATCGAGCAGCACGAGCACCAGATGGTGCGCAACGTGTTCCACCTCGACGACCGGCCGCTCACCTCGATGATGGTGCCGCGCCTGGACGTGAAGTGGCTCGATGCGTCGCTGTCCGTGCGCGACTGCCTCAAGCGCGCGGGCCAGGACGAGCCGCACAGCTGGTATCCCGTGTGCCGCAATTCGCTGGATGACGTCGTCGGCGTGATCAGCGTCGCACGGCTGCTCGCGCAGGGCCTGGACCACGACGGCCCGGTCGAGCCGCACGTGCAGCCGGCGCGCTTCGTGCCGGAGACCTTGAGCGGCATGGAACTGCTGGAGCACTTCCGCACCGAGGCCGCGCGCATCGTGTTCGTGGTGGACGAATACGGCGTGGTGCAGGGCCTGCTCACCCCGCACGACCTGCTGGAGGCGATCACCGGCGAACTGCAGCCCGAGGTGGCCACCGAAGGCTGGGCGACGCAGCGCGAGGACGGCTCCTGGCTGCTCGATGGCCTCATGCCCATCTCCGAACTGAAGGCGCGGCTGGACATCCGCGAGCTGCCGGAAGAGGACAAGGGCCGCTACAACACGCTGGCCGGCCTGCTGATGGCGGTGTCGGGCAGCCTGCCAACGACCGGCGAGCGCATCGAGGCAGGCGACTGGGTGTTCGAGGTGGTGGACCTCGACGGCCGCCGCATCGACAAGGTCATGGCCCAGGCCATGCCGCAGAGCGAGCCGGCCGGCGCCGGCGCTTGA
- a CDS encoding glutathione S-transferase — MITVHHLNNSRSQRVLWLLEELELPYEVRFYERDPQTLLAPPELRKVHPLGKSPVITDGELTLAESGAILEYLVERHGAGRFAPAAGTPERIRYTYWMHYAEGSLMPPLLLKLVFDRIGRAKMPFLARPVARGIAEKARGGFVQPQIDRHLAYLEGELAGRDWFAGDSLTAADIQMSFPLEAAQARGGLDQRHPNLLAFLSRCHARPAYERALAKGGPFDVVG; from the coding sequence ATGATCACCGTCCACCACCTGAACAACTCGAGATCGCAGCGCGTGCTGTGGCTGCTGGAAGAACTGGAACTGCCGTACGAGGTGCGCTTCTACGAGCGCGACCCGCAGACGCTGCTGGCGCCGCCGGAGTTGCGCAAGGTGCATCCGCTGGGGAAGTCGCCGGTGATCACCGATGGCGAGCTGACGCTGGCCGAATCCGGCGCGATCCTCGAATACCTGGTGGAGCGCCATGGCGCGGGCCGGTTCGCGCCCGCGGCGGGCACGCCGGAGCGCATCCGCTACACCTACTGGATGCATTACGCGGAGGGCTCGCTGATGCCGCCGCTGCTGCTGAAGCTGGTGTTCGACCGCATCGGGCGGGCGAAGATGCCTTTCCTGGCGCGGCCGGTGGCGCGCGGCATCGCGGAGAAGGCCCGCGGCGGCTTCGTGCAGCCGCAGATCGACCGCCACCTGGCCTACCTGGAAGGCGAACTGGCCGGCCGCGACTGGTTTGCCGGCGACAGCCTCACGGCCGCCGACATCCAGATGAGTTTTCCGCTGGAGGCGGCGCAGGCGCGCGGCGGGCTGGACCAGCGCCATCCGAACCTGCTGGCTTTTCTTTCGCGCTGCCACGCACGGCCGGCGTATGAACGGGCCCTCGCGAAGGGCGGCCCGTTCGACGTCGTGGGGTGA
- a CDS encoding symmetrical bis(5'-nucleosyl)-tetraphosphatase produces MANYLIGDLQGCDAPLARLLAKIGFSASRDTLYLLGDLVNRGPASAAVLRRLMGYGDAAQCLLGNHDLSLLAIAHGDRAPHRNDTMDEILQAADRDAMLDWLRHRAMAIHAHGILMVHGGVLPSWDLKQSLALAGEVERVLRGPALGDFLSHMYGNQPDRWDDQLTGFERLRVIVNALTRLRFCTPEGAMDLRASGGLHKAPPGLLPWFDVPDRQTANVTIAFGHWSTLGYLRRDNIIALDTGCVWGGCLSTLKLAADGRHELIQEKCEQAQAPGD; encoded by the coding sequence ATGGCGAACTACCTGATTGGCGACCTCCAGGGTTGCGACGCACCGCTTGCGCGGCTGCTGGCGAAGATCGGCTTCTCGGCCAGCCGCGACACGCTCTACCTGCTGGGCGACCTCGTGAACCGCGGGCCGGCTTCGGCCGCCGTACTGCGCCGGCTGATGGGCTACGGCGACGCGGCGCAATGCCTGCTGGGCAACCACGACCTGAGCCTGCTGGCGATCGCGCACGGCGACCGCGCGCCGCACCGCAACGACACGATGGACGAGATCCTGCAGGCGGCTGACCGCGACGCCATGCTGGATTGGCTGCGCCATCGCGCCATGGCGATCCACGCCCACGGCATCCTGATGGTGCACGGCGGCGTGCTGCCGTCCTGGGATTTGAAGCAGTCGCTGGCGCTGGCCGGCGAGGTGGAGCGCGTGCTGCGCGGGCCGGCGCTGGGCGACTTCCTTTCCCACATGTACGGCAACCAGCCGGACCGCTGGGACGACCAGCTCACGGGCTTCGAGCGGCTGCGGGTGATCGTGAACGCGCTGACGCGGCTGCGCTTCTGCACGCCGGAAGGGGCGATGGACCTGCGCGCCTCGGGCGGCCTGCACAAGGCGCCGCCGGGGCTGCTGCCGTGGTTCGACGTGCCGGATCGCCAGACGGCCAACGTCACCATCGCCTTCGGGCACTGGTCGACGCTGGGCTACCTGCGGCGCGACAACATCATCGCGCTGGATACGGGCTGCGTGTGGGGCGGGTGCCTGAGCACGCTGAAGCTCGCAGCGGATGGCCGCCACGAGCTGATCCAGGAGAAGTGCGAGCAGGCGCAGGCGCCGGGAGACTGA
- the crcB gene encoding fluoride efflux transporter CrcB, giving the protein MLSSIVSISVGAALGALLRWVLSTRLNALWPNLPLGTLAANLLGGYVIGIAAAWLAMRPELPPQVRLFVITGFLGGLTTFSTFSAEVVMQLQQGQPGWALTIAAVHLAGSLLLTGLGFATVRALAG; this is encoded by the coding sequence ATGCTGAGCTCCATCGTTTCCATCAGCGTGGGCGCCGCCCTGGGCGCGCTGCTGCGCTGGGTCCTGTCCACCCGGCTCAATGCCCTCTGGCCCAACCTCCCGCTCGGGACGCTGGCGGCCAACCTGCTGGGGGGCTACGTCATCGGCATCGCGGCCGCCTGGCTGGCGATGCGGCCGGAGCTGCCGCCGCAGGTGCGCCTGTTCGTGATCACCGGCTTCCTGGGCGGCCTGACGACGTTCTCCACCTTTTCGGCCGAGGTCGTGATGCAACTGCAGCAAGGTCAACCGGGGTGGGCGCTCACAATCGCGGCGGTCCACCTGGCAGGCTCTCTACTGTTGACCGGCCTGGGCTTCGCGACGGTTCGAGCCCTGGCCGGGTGA
- the ypfJ gene encoding KPN_02809 family neutral zinc metallopeptidase, giving the protein MRWEGNRESSNVEDYRDSSGGGGGGGFGIGTGAIGIGTIVVALIGGAVLGVNPLTLLSMLSGGGQQAQVQHQGPAHPPPANDQQAKFVSTVLADTEDVWTELFRQGGATYHPPKLVLYRGAIRTGCGAGQAAMGPFYCPADQKVYIDLSFYDTLKNRLGAPGDFAQAYVIAHEVGHHVQNELGITGKVDRARQRQTEAQANAMSVRVELQADCLAGVWGHHAQRERNILEQGDIEEAMNAAKQIGDDALQRNAGRAVVPESFTHGTSAQRQHWFDTGFKTGSVKACDTFGAAHP; this is encoded by the coding sequence ATGCGCTGGGAAGGCAACCGCGAATCATCGAACGTCGAAGACTACCGCGACTCCTCCGGGGGCGGCGGCGGTGGCGGCTTCGGCATCGGTACGGGCGCGATCGGCATCGGCACGATCGTCGTCGCCCTCATCGGCGGGGCGGTGCTGGGCGTGAATCCGCTGACCCTGCTGTCCATGCTCAGTGGCGGCGGCCAGCAGGCGCAGGTGCAGCACCAGGGTCCGGCCCATCCGCCGCCGGCCAACGACCAGCAGGCCAAATTCGTCAGCACCGTGCTGGCGGACACCGAAGACGTGTGGACCGAACTGTTCCGCCAGGGCGGCGCCACCTATCACCCGCCGAAGCTCGTGCTGTACCGCGGCGCGATCCGCACCGGCTGCGGCGCTGGCCAGGCGGCGATGGGCCCCTTCTACTGCCCCGCGGACCAGAAGGTCTACATCGACCTGAGCTTCTACGACACGCTGAAGAACCGCCTGGGCGCGCCCGGCGACTTCGCGCAGGCCTACGTGATCGCGCACGAGGTGGGCCACCACGTGCAGAACGAACTGGGCATCACCGGCAAGGTGGACCGCGCGCGGCAGCGCCAGACCGAAGCCCAGGCCAACGCGATGAGCGTGCGCGTGGAACTGCAGGCCGACTGCCTGGCCGGCGTGTGGGGCCACCATGCCCAGCGCGAGCGCAACATCCTGGAGCAGGGAGACATCGAGGAGGCGATGAACGCGGCCAAGCAGATCGGCGACGACGCCCTGCAGCGCAACGCCGGCCGTGCCGTCGTGCCGGAGAGTTTCACCCACGGCACCAGCGCGCAGCGGCAGCATTGGTTCGACACCGGCTTCAAGACCGGCAGCGTGAAGGCTTGCGATACTTTCGGCGCCGCACACCCGTAA
- a CDS encoding SapC family protein gives MAESMYYEKPVLLDRVRHRQRRVRPSTSFGFARKANSLYLAGVEFGEACKEYAVVFTRGGNGRIVPVVMLGLRSRENLFVDAQDRWTGRYVPAFVRRYPFVLAELPGQSLGVCIDEAYPGLNETEGEALFDAEGRDTPYLRNALDFLTQYQREYVRTEAFCQRLEQAGLLTEMNARADLVDGRSFTVGSLLVVDEKKLLALPDAVALSLFRSGEMHLVSMHLLSLSNMQRLVDKVAQAQQQQ, from the coding sequence ATGGCCGAGAGCATGTACTACGAGAAGCCGGTGCTGCTGGATCGCGTGCGGCATCGCCAGCGGCGCGTGCGCCCCAGCACCAGCTTCGGCTTCGCCCGCAAGGCCAATTCGCTGTACCTGGCCGGCGTCGAGTTCGGCGAGGCCTGCAAGGAATACGCCGTGGTCTTCACGCGCGGCGGCAACGGCAGGATCGTGCCGGTGGTGATGCTGGGGCTGCGCAGCCGCGAGAACCTGTTCGTCGACGCGCAGGACCGCTGGACCGGCCGCTACGTGCCGGCCTTCGTGCGCCGCTATCCCTTCGTGCTGGCGGAGCTGCCGGGACAGTCGCTGGGCGTCTGCATCGACGAAGCCTACCCCGGCCTCAACGAGACGGAAGGCGAGGCGCTGTTCGATGCCGAGGGCCGCGACACGCCTTACCTGCGCAACGCGCTGGACTTCCTGACGCAGTACCAGCGCGAGTACGTGCGCACCGAAGCCTTCTGCCAGCGGCTGGAGCAGGCGGGCCTGCTGACCGAAATGAATGCGCGCGCCGACCTGGTGGACGGCCGCAGCTTCACCGTGGGCAGCCTGCTGGTGGTCGACGAGAAGAAGCTGCTGGCGCTGCCGGACGCGGTGGCGCTGTCCCTGTTCCGCAGCGGCGAGATGCACCTGGTCTCGATGCACCTGTTGTCGCTGTCGAACATGCAGCGGCTGGTCGACAAGGTCGCCCAGGCGCAGCAACAGCAGTGA
- the pcp gene encoding pyroglutamyl-peptidase I: MVSTPSPALRSPPSVLVTGFDPFGGSAVNPSWQAVQALDGRTIAGHRIVGAEVPTVFGQSLQRLRVLMEQHRPRLVVCTGQAGGRGALSLERVAINVNDARIADNAGAQPVDTAIVEGGPAAYFTGLPIKAMLKALLDAGINAEVSQTAGTFVCNHVFYGLMHLLAQPAWQGVRGGLVHVPFLPEQGQPSMHVDQIVQGLELAIEVALTTEHDIRKEAGALS, encoded by the coding sequence ATGGTAAGTACACCGAGCCCGGCCTTGCGTAGTCCGCCATCCGTACTGGTTACCGGTTTCGATCCCTTCGGCGGGAGCGCCGTCAACCCCAGCTGGCAGGCTGTGCAGGCGCTGGATGGTCGCACAATCGCCGGCCACCGCATCGTCGGCGCCGAAGTGCCCACGGTGTTCGGACAGTCATTGCAGAGGCTGCGCGTGCTGATGGAGCAGCACCGGCCGCGCCTGGTGGTCTGCACCGGCCAGGCCGGCGGCCGCGGCGCCCTTTCACTGGAACGGGTGGCGATCAACGTCAACGATGCGCGGATCGCCGACAACGCCGGCGCGCAGCCGGTGGACACGGCGATCGTCGAGGGCGGGCCCGCCGCCTATTTCACCGGGCTGCCGATCAAGGCGATGCTGAAGGCGCTGCTGGACGCCGGGATCAACGCCGAGGTTTCGCAGACCGCCGGCACCTTCGTCTGCAACCACGTCTTTTACGGTCTGATGCACCTGCTGGCCCAGCCGGCCTGGCAGGGCGTGCGCGGCGGCCTGGTCCACGTGCCCTTCCTGCCGGAACAGGGGCAGCCGTCGATGCATGTGGACCAGATCGTGCAGGGCCTCGAACTGGCGATCGAGGTGGCTTTGACGACCGAGCACGACATCCGGAAAGAGGCTGGCGCGCTTTCCTAG
- a CDS encoding DEAD/DEAH box helicase, with the protein MSESAFSKLSLAEPLARAVAEMGYEQMTPIQAQAIPVVLTGKDVMGAAQTGTGKTAAFSLPLLQRMLKHENASTSPARHPVRALVLLPTRELADQVAQQVKLYAKYTNLRSAVVFGGMDMKPQTAELKRGVEVLVATPGRLLDHIEAKNAVLNQVEYVVLDEADRMLDIGFLPDLQRILSYLPKQRTTLLFSATFSPEIKRLANSYLQDPVTIEVSKPNATASTVEQHFFSVTDDDKRRAIKQIVRQRGITQAFVFVNSKLGCARLARTLEREGLKTTALHGDKSQDERLKSLDAFKKGEVDLLVATDVAARGLDIKDVPAVFNFDVPFNPEDYVHRIGRTGRAGASGLAVTLVAPGDQRLMADLEKLLKRKVEIEPMEFDDERPRGRINDGRRAWRERDEEEDRRGSYEERRRESRPASAPKDPFFDQPYEAPEREAAASWDANTKPAGGRVSSNIKPKRKLAALFKANTPA; encoded by the coding sequence ATGTCCGAATCAGCCTTTTCCAAACTCTCCCTCGCCGAACCCCTGGCCCGCGCCGTGGCCGAAATGGGGTACGAGCAGATGACGCCCATCCAGGCGCAGGCCATCCCCGTGGTGCTCACGGGGAAAGACGTCATGGGCGCGGCCCAGACCGGCACCGGCAAGACAGCGGCGTTCTCGCTGCCGCTGCTGCAGCGGATGCTGAAGCACGAAAACGCCTCCACCTCGCCGGCGCGGCACCCGGTGCGGGCACTGGTGCTGCTGCCCACCCGCGAACTGGCGGACCAGGTGGCCCAGCAGGTCAAGCTGTACGCCAAGTACACCAACCTGCGCAGCGCCGTGGTGTTCGGTGGCATGGACATGAAGCCGCAGACGGCGGAACTGAAGCGCGGCGTCGAGGTGCTGGTCGCCACGCCGGGCCGGCTGCTGGATCACATCGAGGCCAAGAACGCCGTCCTGAACCAGGTGGAATACGTGGTGCTGGACGAGGCCGACCGCATGCTGGACATCGGCTTCCTGCCGGACCTGCAACGCATCCTGTCGTATCTGCCCAAGCAGCGCACCACGCTGCTGTTCTCGGCCACCTTCTCGCCCGAGATCAAGCGGCTGGCCAACAGCTACCTGCAGGACCCGGTGACCATCGAGGTGTCGAAGCCGAACGCCACGGCCTCCACCGTCGAACAGCATTTCTTCAGCGTCACGGACGATGACAAGCGGCGCGCGATCAAGCAGATCGTGCGCCAGCGCGGGATCACCCAGGCCTTCGTGTTCGTCAACAGCAAGCTCGGTTGCGCGCGCCTTGCCCGCACGCTGGAGCGCGAGGGCCTGAAGACCACCGCGCTGCACGGCGACAAGAGCCAGGACGAGCGCCTGAAGTCGCTGGACGCCTTCAAGAAGGGCGAAGTCGACCTGCTGGTGGCGACCGACGTCGCCGCCCGCGGCCTGGACATCAAGGACGTGCCGGCGGTGTTCAACTTCGACGTGCCGTTCAACCCTGAGGACTACGTGCACCGCATCGGCCGCACCGGCCGCGCCGGCGCTTCGGGCCTGGCGGTGACGCTGGTGGCGCCTGGCGACCAGCGCCTGATGGCCGATCTCGAGAAGCTGTTGAAGCGCAAGGTCGAGATCGAGCCGATGGAGTTCGACGACGAGCGCCCGCGCGGCCGCATCAACGACGGCCGCCGTGCCTGGCGCGAGCGCGACGAGGAAGAGGACCGCCGCGGTTCCTACGAGGAGCGCCGCCGCGAGTCGCGGCCCGCGTCCGCGCCCAAGGATCCCTTCTTCGACCAGCCCTACGAAGCCCCGGAACGCGAGGCCGCGGCCTCCTGGGACGCCAACACCAAGCCGGCCGGTGGGCGCGTGTCGTCGAACATCAAGCCGAAGCGCAAGCTGGCGGCGCTGTTCAAGGCGAACACGCCGGCTTGA
- a CDS encoding Bug family tripartite tricarboxylate transporter substrate binding protein has protein sequence MDFFRQSHVVPGVALVLALASPGAAGAEEWPARPVHVVVNYPAGGSSDALTRVALAKANETLGTSVVIENRPGANGNIGVSYVAKAKADGYTLSASGLSGIINSYLYAKLDYRFQRDFVPVAMIGRNPGVLIVNKSLPVHNVKELIAYGKSVPGGLTFASGGAGSSPHLNGEIFRQATGTPMRHVPYRGEGPAVTDLIGGQVQVMFAVLATAKPLIDKGLVRALAVTSPNRAEALPELPTLKESGIGFGVYSWLAVFAPRDTPEPVLERLNLAIRKSLADPEVKKRVTEMGAETIDMSLPELRDYVRSEDSYWRETLKKVDVQMN, from the coding sequence ATGGATTTCTTCAGGCAATCGCATGTTGTGCCCGGCGTGGCCCTGGTGCTGGCCCTGGCGTCGCCGGGCGCTGCAGGGGCGGAAGAATGGCCGGCGCGGCCGGTGCACGTCGTCGTCAACTATCCGGCCGGCGGCAGCAGCGACGCCCTGACGCGGGTCGCGCTGGCCAAGGCCAACGAGACGCTGGGCACGTCCGTCGTGATCGAGAACCGGCCGGGCGCCAACGGCAACATCGGCGTGTCGTACGTGGCGAAGGCCAAGGCCGACGGCTACACGCTGTCGGCGAGCGGGCTCTCGGGCATCATCAATTCCTACCTCTACGCGAAGCTCGACTACCGGTTCCAGCGTGACTTCGTGCCGGTGGCGATGATCGGCCGCAACCCGGGCGTCCTGATCGTCAACAAGTCGCTGCCGGTCCACAACGTCAAGGAACTGATCGCCTACGGCAAGAGCGTGCCTGGCGGCCTGACCTTCGCCTCCGGCGGCGCGGGTTCCAGCCCGCACCTGAACGGCGAAATCTTCCGGCAGGCGACCGGCACGCCCATGCGGCACGTGCCCTACCGCGGAGAGGGACCGGCCGTGACCGACCTGATCGGCGGCCAGGTGCAGGTGATGTTCGCCGTGCTGGCGACGGCCAAGCCGCTGATCGACAAGGGCCTGGTGCGGGCGCTGGCCGTCACCTCACCGAACCGGGCGGAAGCCTTGCCGGAGTTGCCGACCTTGAAGGAATCCGGCATCGGCTTCGGCGTCTACTCGTGGCTGGCGGTCTTCGCGCCCCGGGACACGCCCGAGCCGGTGCTGGAACGCCTGAACCTGGCTATCCGCAAGTCGCTGGCCGACCCCGAGGTGAAGAAGCGCGTGACGGAGATGGGCGCCGAGACCATCGACATGTCGCTGCCGGAGCTGCGCGACTACGTCCGCAGCGAAGACAGCTACTGGCGCGAGACGCTGAAGAAGGTCGACGTCCAGATGAACTAG
- a CDS encoding ABC transporter substrate-binding protein produces the protein MKTPTRPYRIGLIHYVPLGDPFVNTEDVADFKAAMARLGYEEGRDVVYDERYGQRDKALTWQQVREMLAAGPDLVCSFLTNPNIALKETMAATGKAVPVICWATDMVEAGLIESHRRPGGHFTGFTYEPYNQWTKVRLLKLAVAGLKRIGHLYNPSYSPAPAVLRDLREAAEAMALEFGVYEATQVEQLQPAIDAMRRDGCGGAVVGPHEFFNRNGEHLGRMFLAAGIAAVGNQLSIARGGGLAAFNAPKKRGWPMMAQVAERILQGASPAEIPVDRSLKGPMTINLRSARALGLALPASLVDEADALIE, from the coding sequence ATGAAGACCCCCACCCGCCCCTATCGCATCGGGCTGATCCACTACGTGCCGCTGGGCGACCCCTTCGTGAACACGGAAGACGTCGCCGATTTCAAGGCCGCGATGGCGCGGCTGGGCTACGAGGAAGGCCGTGACGTCGTGTACGACGAGCGCTATGGCCAACGCGACAAGGCACTGACCTGGCAACAGGTCCGGGAGATGCTGGCGGCCGGCCCGGACCTGGTCTGTTCCTTCCTGACCAATCCCAACATCGCGCTCAAGGAAACGATGGCCGCCACGGGCAAGGCGGTGCCCGTCATCTGCTGGGCGACCGACATGGTGGAAGCCGGGCTCATCGAAAGCCACCGGCGCCCGGGCGGCCATTTCACCGGCTTCACCTACGAGCCCTACAACCAGTGGACGAAGGTGCGGCTGCTCAAGCTGGCCGTCGCTGGACTGAAGCGAATCGGCCATCTCTACAACCCGAGCTATTCGCCGGCCCCGGCGGTGCTGCGCGACCTGCGCGAGGCCGCCGAGGCCATGGCGCTGGAGTTCGGCGTCTACGAAGCCACGCAAGTGGAGCAATTGCAGCCTGCCATCGATGCCATGCGCCGCGATGGCTGTGGCGGCGCCGTCGTCGGCCCGCACGAATTCTTCAACCGCAATGGCGAGCACCTGGGGCGCATGTTCCTGGCCGCGGGCATTGCCGCCGTCGGCAACCAGCTGTCCATTGCCCGCGGCGGCGGGCTCGCCGCCTTCAATGCGCCCAAGAAGCGCGGCTGGCCGATGATGGCGCAGGTGGCGGAACGCATCCTGCAAGGGGCCTCACCGGCGGAGATCCCGGTCGACCGGTCCCTGAAAGGGCCGATGACGATCAACCTGCGGTCCGCGCGCGCGCTGGGCCTGGCACTCCCCGCCAGCCTGGTCGACGAGGCCGACGCACTCATCGAGTGA